The Allochromatium tepidum genome has a window encoding:
- a CDS encoding sodium-dependent bicarbonate transport family permease, translating to MLDPVLLFFLLGLTAGLLRSELRLPAAVYDLISMLLLLAIGLKGGVELAKQPFSALAWQTLAVMGMGSLLALLAFGVLRFVGRLPRADAASIAAHYGSVSVATYAVGVDYFTNRQIDFEAQMPLLLAVLEIPAILVGILLARGLSRDMRLGVVAREVFLGKGIVLLVGGLLIGWIAGPEELAPITPLFFDLFKGILALFLLEMGLITAAQFGSLRRYGLFLVLFGICMPLISSTVGIAVGLGLGMSLGGTAMLGILAASASYIAVPAAMRISVPEANPTLSLAAALGVTFPFNVLVGIPIYHAMATHAFELTGGLGP from the coding sequence ATGCTCGATCCCGTCCTGCTCTTCTTCCTGCTCGGGCTGACGGCGGGCCTGTTGCGCTCGGAACTGCGTCTGCCGGCGGCGGTGTATGATCTGATAAGCATGCTGCTGCTGCTGGCCATCGGTCTCAAAGGCGGCGTCGAGCTGGCCAAACAGCCGTTCAGCGCGCTGGCGTGGCAAACCCTGGCGGTGATGGGCATGGGTTCGCTGTTGGCGCTGCTCGCCTTTGGCGTGCTGCGCTTCGTCGGTCGCTTGCCGCGTGCGGATGCCGCCTCCATCGCCGCCCACTACGGTTCGGTGAGCGTCGCCACCTATGCCGTCGGTGTCGACTACTTCACCAACCGGCAGATCGACTTCGAAGCGCAGATGCCATTGCTGCTGGCGGTGCTCGAGATCCCGGCCATCCTGGTGGGCATCCTGCTCGCCCGCGGCCTGTCGCGCGACATGCGGCTGGGCGTGGTCGCCCGCGAGGTCTTCCTGGGCAAGGGCATTGTGCTCCTCGTCGGCGGCCTGCTGATCGGCTGGATCGCCGGTCCCGAGGAACTGGCCCCGATCACGCCCCTCTTCTTCGATCTGTTCAAGGGCATCCTCGCGTTGTTCCTGCTGGAGATGGGGCTGATCACGGCTGCCCAGTTCGGCAGCCTGCGGCGGTACGGCCTGTTCCTGGTGCTGTTCGGTATCTGTATGCCGCTGATCTCCTCGACGGTGGGGATTGCTGTGGGCCTGGGGCTCGGGATGTCGCTGGGCGGCACGGCGATGCTGGGTATCCTGGCGGCGAGCGCCTCCTACATCGCTGTGCCGGCGGCCATGCGTATCTCGGTCCCGGAGGCGAACCCGACGCTGTCGCTGGCCGCCGCTTTGGGGGTCACGTTTCCCTTCAATGTCCTGGTCGGCATTCCGATCTATCATGCCATGGCGACGCATGCATTCGAGCTGACCGGAGGACTTGGCCCATGA
- a CDS encoding P-II family nitrogen regulator → MNSTTRKLLTVITESALERTLVEDIERLGAHGYTITDARGKGHRGLRSAAWDESGNIRIEVVCDDVTARAIADHLQARYYEHYGMILFVSEVAVLRPEKFG, encoded by the coding sequence ATGAACAGCACAACGCGCAAACTGCTCACCGTCATCACCGAGTCCGCGCTCGAGCGGACCCTGGTCGAAGACATCGAGCGCCTGGGGGCGCACGGCTACACCATCACAGACGCGCGAGGCAAAGGGCATCGTGGGTTGCGCAGCGCCGCCTGGGACGAAAGCGGCAACATCCGCATCGAGGTGGTTTGCGACGACGTAACCGCCAGGGCCATCGCCGATCACCTGCAGGCCCGCTACTACGAGCACTACGGCATGATTCTGTTCGTGTCCGAAGTCGCGGTGTTGCGGCCGGAGAAGTTCGGTTGA
- a CDS encoding metallophosphoesterase family protein, with protein MKICIVSDSHDRGPMLATAIAEAKTRGAECVLHCGDLIGTNTLPASLKLALPIHVIHGNNLGDPVSISRLACGSGGQLQYHGNDADLTLAGRRIFMTHYPHIGEAFACAGNHDLVCCGHSHEPEIRCLDNVKGGKTWLVNPGTVAGLGAPAATWIFADLEAMTFEIQELER; from the coding sequence ATGAAAATCTGCATCGTTTCCGACAGCCATGATCGCGGCCCCATGCTGGCGACCGCCATCGCCGAGGCCAAGACGCGCGGGGCCGAATGCGTGCTGCATTGCGGCGATCTGATCGGCACCAATACGCTGCCGGCCTCGCTCAAGCTGGCGCTGCCGATCCATGTGATCCACGGCAACAATCTCGGCGATCCGGTCTCCATCTCGCGTCTGGCCTGCGGGTCCGGGGGACAGCTCCAGTATCACGGCAACGATGCGGATCTGACGCTGGCCGGGCGGCGGATCTTCATGACCCATTATCCGCATATCGGCGAGGCGTTCGCCTGTGCCGGCAATCATGATCTGGTCTGCTGCGGACACAGCCACGAGCCGGAGATCCGCTGTCTGGACAACGTGAAGGGCGGCAAGACCTGGCTCGTCAATCCAGGCACTGTGGCCGGTCTCGGAGCGCCGGCGGCGACCTGGATCTTCGCGGATCTGGAGGCGATGACCTTCGAGATCCAGGAACTCGAACGCTAA
- the cysC gene encoding adenylyl-sulfate kinase, producing MTTDVHLTWHEHRVSREDRERLNGHRGCVIWLTGLSGSGKSTLANVLDHMLSERGIRTAVLDGDNVRHSLNASTGMLRETHGEEFAQRFGLGFSAIDREENIRRIGAVAQLFCEAGIIALTAFISPYRIDRRRVRQSMREGDFIEVFVDTPLEVCEQRDPKGLYKKARAGELKHFTGIDDPYEVPESPELVVKAGGERTPEALAEDVVAYLVGRRILPPMDSNPTG from the coding sequence ATGACGACCGATGTCCATCTGACCTGGCACGAACACCGCGTTTCGCGCGAGGATCGCGAACGACTCAACGGCCATCGCGGCTGTGTGATCTGGCTGACCGGCCTGAGCGGCTCGGGCAAGAGCACGCTGGCCAACGTGCTCGACCATATGTTGTCCGAACGCGGCATCCGGACGGCGGTGCTCGATGGCGACAATGTGCGTCATAGCCTCAATGCCAGCACCGGGATGCTGCGCGAGACGCACGGCGAGGAATTCGCCCAGCGTTTCGGACTGGGATTCAGCGCCATCGATCGCGAAGAGAACATCCGGCGCATCGGTGCGGTGGCGCAGCTCTTCTGTGAGGCCGGCATCATCGCCCTGACGGCCTTCATCAGCCCCTATCGAATCGACCGTCGGCGCGTCAGACAAAGCATGCGCGAGGGCGATTTCATCGAGGTCTTCGTCGATACGCCGCTGGAGGTATGCGAGCAGCGCGATCCCAAAGGGCTGTACAAAAAGGCCCGCGCCGGGGAACTCAAGCATTTCACCGGCATCGACGATCCCTATGAGGTGCCGGAGTCGCCGGAACTCGTCGTCAAGGCCGGCGGCGAGCGCACACCGGAAGCACTGGCCGAGGACGTCGTCGCCTATCTCGTCGGTCGGCGGATTCTGCCGCCCATGGACTCGAACCCGACAGGCTGA
- a CDS encoding ATP-dependent DNA helicase — MTDLSHILGPDGRLADQIPGFTHRAQQQAMAERVADVLESGGVFICEAGTGTGKTFAYLVPALLSERKVVISTGTRNLQDQLFHRDLPLIRSALGVPVTTALLKGRANYLCRHRLNLILADSARLDGATRGRLKQIRDWSSVTQRGDIAELPIPEDAAIWPEVTSTTDNCLGQDCPEFGDCHLVAARREAQDADLVVVNHHLFCADLALKDEGFGEILPGADCFILDEAHQLPETATGFFGISLSSRRILDLAHDTELEAIRDAKDVLALRDRAAHLRRAAQDLRLAMGDRERRGPWDELIADSAVSDALLRLAERLGDLIAALETVAGRGKGLDACLGRALDQIQRLTRITTGESSDTVRWFETLGRGFRLHQTPLEIADLFRERIGRAGTAWVLTSATLAVGDGFEHFARRLGIEHAETARWDSPFDYARQALWFVPRGLPQPAEPDYNRHVLELACDVIDSSRGRAFLLFTSHRALREIADGLEGRIRYPLLVQGTAPRAELVERFRRLGNAVLLGTSSFWEGVDVRGEALSCVLIDRLPFASPGDPVLAARIEALRKAGGNPFRDYQLPRAVIALKQGAGRLIRGAEDRGVLVVCDPRLLSKSYGQTFLDSLPPMARTREIEQVRCFFA; from the coding sequence ATGACCGATCTGTCCCATATCCTCGGCCCCGACGGCCGGCTCGCCGACCAGATCCCCGGTTTCACCCATCGCGCCCAGCAGCAGGCGATGGCCGAGCGTGTCGCCGATGTCCTCGAATCCGGCGGCGTCTTCATCTGCGAGGCCGGCACCGGCACCGGCAAGACCTTCGCCTATCTGGTTCCGGCGCTGCTCTCGGAGCGCAAGGTCGTGATCTCGACCGGGACGCGCAATCTCCAGGACCAGCTCTTCCATCGCGACCTGCCGCTGATCCGAAGCGCGCTCGGCGTGCCCGTGACCACGGCACTGCTCAAGGGCCGGGCCAACTATCTCTGCCGCCATCGCCTGAACCTGATACTGGCCGACAGCGCCCGTCTCGACGGCGCGACGCGCGGCCGGCTCAAACAGATCCGTGACTGGTCGAGCGTCACCCAGCGCGGCGACATCGCCGAACTGCCGATCCCCGAGGACGCGGCCATCTGGCCCGAAGTGACCTCGACCACCGACAACTGTCTCGGCCAGGACTGTCCCGAGTTCGGCGACTGCCATCTGGTCGCGGCGCGGCGCGAGGCCCAGGACGCCGATCTGGTGGTGGTCAACCATCATCTCTTCTGTGCCGATCTGGCGCTCAAGGACGAGGGGTTCGGCGAGATCCTGCCCGGCGCCGACTGCTTCATCCTCGACGAGGCCCATCAGCTCCCCGAGACCGCGACCGGCTTCTTCGGCATCAGTCTGAGCAGTCGCCGGATCCTGGATCTGGCGCATGACACCGAGCTGGAAGCCATCCGCGATGCCAAGGACGTGCTCGCCCTGCGCGATCGGGCCGCCCATCTGCGCCGGGCCGCGCAGGATCTGCGTCTGGCGATGGGTGACCGTGAGCGGCGCGGCCCCTGGGATGAGTTGATCGCCGACTCGGCCGTGTCGGACGCGCTCCTGCGACTCGCGGAGCGTCTGGGCGATCTGATCGCGGCACTCGAGACCGTCGCCGGACGCGGCAAGGGGCTGGATGCCTGTCTGGGACGCGCACTGGATCAGATCCAGCGCCTGACACGGATCACCACCGGCGAATCGTCCGATACGGTACGCTGGTTCGAGACGCTCGGACGCGGTTTCCGGCTGCACCAGACCCCGCTGGAGATCGCCGATCTCTTCCGCGAACGCATCGGGCGTGCAGGCACGGCCTGGGTGCTGACCTCGGCGACCCTGGCCGTCGGCGACGGCTTCGAGCACTTCGCCCGCCGGCTCGGCATCGAGCACGCCGAGACGGCCCGCTGGGACAGCCCCTTCGATTATGCCCGGCAGGCGCTCTGGTTCGTGCCGCGCGGTCTGCCGCAACCGGCTGAGCCGGACTACAATCGGCACGTCCTGGAGCTGGCGTGCGACGTGATCGACTCCAGTCGCGGTCGCGCCTTCCTGCTCTTCACCAGTCATCGCGCGCTGCGCGAGATCGCGGACGGTCTGGAGGGGCGTATCCGCTATCCGCTCCTGGTGCAGGGCACGGCGCCGCGCGCCGAGCTGGTCGAGCGCTTCCGCCGGCTCGGCAACGCGGTTCTGCTCGGAACCTCCAGCTTTTGGGAGGGCGTCGACGTGCGCGGCGAAGCGCTGTCCTGCGTGCTCATCGACCGGCTGCCCTTCGCCTCGCCGGGCGATCCGGTGCTGGCGGCACGCATCGAGGCGCTGCGCAAGGCCGGCGGTAATCCGTTCCGCGACTATCAGTTGCCGCGCGCCGTGATCGCGCTCAAGCAGGGCGCGGGACGTCTGATTCGCGGCGCCGAGGATCGCGGCGTGCTGGTGGTCTGTGATCCGCGCTTGCTGTCGAAGTCCTATGGTCAGACCTTTCTCGACAGCCTGCCGCCGATGGCCCGGACACGCGAGATCGAGCAGGTCCGGTGCTTTTTCGCCTGA
- a CDS encoding HDOD domain-containing protein: protein MSFIKNLFGRLLHGNRVRVRDEAATDALDEIEDLDPSASASEEYVDTEADEDPNEGDDAIDLESPPIRLDRWFYPWLLDFSAFADLSLSQSEARVLDAFEQLVTGQKSSSTLVPRLPMVIPQLMRSLKDDTMTGAQLARQITRDPVLVGEVIRVANSPYYRRARKISNIEQAVVLLGRDGLHQLVARVAFYPIFNLKSGHVTNLAASRVWMQSERCALVCHCLAEQRGQDVFSAYLAGLVANVGLMVGFRLMDQVLDKQLDPIPNSGAFYRVFIERSRQLSHRIIDEWNFPESVIQAIDEQANPEPSAARSWLGAILDVADQYAKLNLLVEKQRLPEDEVDAAMFMSEPCYRRLLIDVQN from the coding sequence ATGAGTTTCATAAAGAATCTGTTCGGACGTCTGCTGCATGGCAATCGGGTTCGCGTGCGGGACGAAGCGGCGACCGACGCACTCGATGAGATCGAAGACCTCGATCCATCCGCGTCTGCGTCGGAAGAGTACGTCGATACCGAAGCGGATGAAGACCCCAACGAGGGCGATGATGCGATCGACCTTGAGTCGCCGCCGATCCGCCTCGACCGCTGGTTCTATCCCTGGCTGCTCGATTTCAGCGCCTTCGCCGATCTGTCGCTGAGTCAGTCCGAGGCGCGGGTGCTCGACGCCTTCGAGCAACTGGTCACGGGTCAGAAGTCGAGTTCAACCCTGGTTCCGCGCCTGCCGATGGTGATTCCGCAGCTGATGCGCAGTCTGAAGGACGACACCATGACCGGAGCGCAGCTGGCGCGTCAGATCACCAGGGATCCGGTACTGGTCGGTGAGGTCATCCGCGTGGCCAACAGTCCTTACTATCGGCGCGCGCGCAAGATCTCGAACATCGAGCAGGCGGTCGTGCTGCTGGGGCGCGATGGGTTACACCAGCTCGTCGCGCGCGTGGCCTTCTATCCCATCTTCAATCTCAAGTCGGGGCATGTGACCAATCTGGCCGCCTCGCGCGTCTGGATGCAGTCCGAGCGGTGCGCGCTGGTCTGTCACTGTCTGGCCGAACAGCGCGGGCAGGATGTGTTCTCGGCCTATCTGGCCGGGCTGGTCGCCAACGTGGGGCTGATGGTCGGATTCCGGCTCATGGATCAGGTGCTCGACAAACAGCTCGACCCGATCCCGAATTCGGGGGCGTTCTACAGGGTCTTCATCGAGCGCTCCAGACAGCTGTCGCACCGCATCATCGACGAATGGAACTTCCCCGAGAGCGTCATCCAGGCCATCGACGAGCAGGCCAATCCGGAGCCGAGCGCGGCGCGTTCCTGGCTGGGCGCGATCCTGGACGTTGCCGATCAATATGCAAAGCTGAACCTTCTGGTCGAAAAACAGCGTCTTCCCGAAGACGAGGTGGATGCCGCTATGTTCATGTCCGAACCCTGCTATCGCCGACTCTTGATCGATGTACAGAACTGA
- a CDS encoding molecular chaperone DnaJ — protein sequence MILRLILVLLLLAAALWALHRLRSLPRALLARRLRQAAIWGLIGVLVLAVLTGRLSPLLALIGAAIPVLLRLLALLRLVPELQQILRSLGLGVGAGAGSANGGAGQGASPNSGSLSEDEARAILGVDAKADAEAIRAAHRRLMQRLHPDRGGSDYLAARINAAKRRLLGD from the coding sequence ATGATCCTGCGGCTCATACTCGTTCTCCTGCTGCTGGCGGCGGCCCTGTGGGCGCTCCATCGCCTGCGTTCGCTGCCGCGCGCGCTGCTCGCGCGCCGCCTGCGTCAGGCGGCGATCTGGGGCCTGATCGGCGTGCTGGTGCTCGCTGTGCTCACCGGGCGACTGAGTCCGCTGCTCGCGCTCATCGGCGCGGCCATTCCGGTGCTGTTGCGGCTGCTCGCGCTACTGCGTCTGGTGCCCGAGCTGCAACAGATCCTGCGTTCGCTCGGACTTGGGGTGGGGGCCGGTGCAGGTTCAGCCAATGGCGGGGCGGGGCAGGGAGCATCGCCCAACTCAGGCTCCTTGAGCGAGGACGAGGCGCGCGCCATCCTCGGTGTCGACGCCAAGGCCGACGCCGAGGCGATCCGTGCCGCGCATCGGCGGTTGATGCAGCGGCTGCACCCGGATCGGGGCGGCTCGGATTATCTGGCCGCGCGCATCAACGCGGCCAAGCGGCGCCTGCTGGGGGATTGA
- the radA gene encoding DNA repair protein RadA yields MATAPKPKSAYVCNACGARYPKWAGQCQECGAWNSLQEVAEPRRRPVERSVGYAGVVDSNKIETLAEVSPEERRRVESGIGELDRVLGGGLVAGSVVLIGGDPGIGKSTLLLQACAALAADQPVLYVSGEESPQQIGLRARRLGLSGGGIRLLAETCVEQILAHAEQERPRVMVVDSIQTLYTETLQSAPGSVSQVRESAAQLVRFAKQRDTVVFLVGHVTKDGALAGPRVLEHMVDTVLYFEGEHGGPFRIVRSIKNRFGAVNELGVFAMGDQGLREVKNPSAIFLSRHDQPVSGSLVMVTREGTRPLLVEVQALVDESPLANPRRVALGLDQNRLSMLLAVLHRHGGIGMFNQDVFVNVVGGVRIAETAADLPVLLAVLSSYRDRPLPLDLAAFGEIGLSGEVRPVPNGPDRLREAVKHGIRRAIVPKGNAPKEGVEGLEITVVRTLGEALGAAF; encoded by the coding sequence ATGGCCACGGCCCCCAAACCCAAGAGCGCCTATGTCTGCAACGCCTGCGGTGCGCGCTATCCGAAATGGGCCGGACAGTGTCAGGAGTGCGGGGCCTGGAACAGTCTCCAGGAGGTCGCCGAACCGCGCCGCCGTCCGGTCGAGCGCAGTGTCGGCTATGCCGGAGTCGTCGATTCCAACAAGATCGAAACCCTGGCCGAGGTCAGTCCGGAGGAGCGCCGGCGTGTCGAGAGCGGCATCGGCGAGCTGGATCGGGTGCTCGGCGGCGGTCTGGTCGCCGGTTCCGTGGTGCTGATCGGCGGCGATCCGGGCATCGGCAAGTCGACCCTGCTGCTCCAGGCGTGCGCCGCGCTGGCCGCCGATCAGCCGGTGCTCTATGTCAGCGGCGAGGAGTCGCCCCAGCAGATCGGTCTGCGCGCGCGCCGGCTGGGCCTGTCCGGCGGCGGCATCCGTCTGCTGGCCGAGACCTGTGTCGAACAGATCCTGGCCCACGCCGAGCAGGAGCGGCCACGGGTGATGGTGGTCGACTCGATCCAGACGCTCTATACCGAGACGCTGCAATCGGCGCCCGGCTCAGTGTCTCAGGTGCGCGAGTCGGCGGCGCAGCTGGTGCGCTTCGCCAAGCAGCGCGACACCGTGGTGTTCCTGGTCGGGCACGTGACCAAGGACGGCGCGCTCGCCGGACCGCGCGTGCTCGAACACATGGTCGACACCGTGCTCTATTTCGAGGGCGAGCACGGCGGTCCCTTCCGCATCGTGCGTTCGATCAAGAACCGCTTCGGCGCCGTCAATGAGCTGGGCGTGTTCGCGATGGGCGATCAGGGCCTGCGCGAGGTCAAGAATCCCTCGGCGATCTTTCTCTCACGCCACGATCAGCCGGTTTCGGGCAGTCTGGTGATGGTCACGCGCGAAGGGACGCGACCGCTGCTGGTCGAGGTCCAGGCGCTGGTCGACGAGAGTCCGCTGGCCAATCCGCGCCGCGTGGCGCTGGGGCTGGATCAGAACCGGCTGTCGATGCTGCTGGCGGTGCTGCACCGGCATGGCGGCATCGGCATGTTCAACCAGGACGTCTTCGTCAATGTCGTCGGCGGGGTGCGCATCGCCGAGACGGCCGCCGATCTGCCGGTGCTTCTGGCCGTGCTGTCGAGCTATCGCGACCGGCCGCTGCCGCTCGATCTGGCGGCCTTCGGCGAGATCGGACTCTCGGGCGAGGTGCGGCCCGTCCCCAATGGTCCCGACCGGCTGCGCGAGGCGGTCAAGCACGGCATCCGGCGTGCCATCGTGCCCAAGGGCAATGCGCCCAAGGAGGGTGTCGAGGGCCTGGAGATCACGGTGGTCAGAACCCTGGGCGAGGCGCTGGGGGCCGCGTTCTGA
- a CDS encoding metal ABC transporter permease, translating to MTDLLFDPLFHLPLLTGLLLAGLLPVLGALAMLRDEWLAALGLAHLASAGALLGQALGVPALIGATLGALGGGALKTFLSARGNIAYGFMILAGWSATLLIGANTALGEQLARALVEGQLYFAGIAELIAGLLLLVLCIRTLPRLVRPVLRARFFPRYETANRLPAWRWHLGLDLLTAGGLAVGTLTLGLMGAFALVLVPAWIAFRLAPSWRWTLIGAGLAGVVGYLLAFVAALELDQPFGPMLVGVLLGLALLVGSFERSRRTRLD from the coding sequence ATGACGGACCTCCTGTTCGATCCGCTCTTCCATCTGCCTTTGCTGACCGGGCTGCTGCTCGCCGGACTGCTGCCGGTGCTGGGCGCACTGGCGATGCTGCGCGACGAATGGCTGGCGGCCCTGGGACTGGCGCATCTGGCCTCGGCCGGCGCGCTGCTCGGTCAGGCGCTCGGTGTGCCGGCACTGATCGGGGCGACCCTGGGGGCGCTCGGCGGCGGGGCGCTCAAGACGTTCCTCTCCGCGCGCGGCAACATCGCCTATGGCTTCATGATCCTGGCCGGCTGGTCGGCCACACTCCTGATCGGTGCCAATACCGCGCTCGGCGAGCAACTGGCCCGAGCGCTGGTCGAGGGTCAGCTCTATTTCGCCGGGATCGCCGAGCTGATTGCCGGCCTGCTGCTGCTTGTGCTCTGCATCCGCACTCTGCCGCGACTCGTGCGGCCCGTGCTGCGTGCGCGCTTCTTTCCGCGCTATGAGACGGCCAACCGGCTTCCGGCCTGGCGCTGGCATCTGGGTCTGGATCTGCTGACGGCGGGCGGTCTGGCCGTCGGGACGCTGACGCTGGGTTTGATGGGCGCCTTCGCCCTAGTGCTGGTGCCGGCCTGGATCGCCTTTCGGCTGGCGCCGAGCTGGCGCTGGACGCTCATTGGCGCTGGTTTGGCTGGGGTGGTCGGTTATCTGCTGGCCTTCGTCGCCGCGCTCGAACTCGATCAGCCGTTTGGGCCAATGCTGGTCGGCGTGCTGCTCGGGCTGGCGCTGCTCGTCGGATCGTTCGAGCGATCGAGACGGACGCGGCTCGATTGA
- a CDS encoding ATP-binding cassette domain-containing protein, which yields MSDPQPLLRLDALVAGYTRPVIGPVSLQLTRGEVLGLWGPNGTGKSTLLKAVGRSARVFSGSIERQPGAVLAHLDQQPVRLPAMPVTGRELLRAAGARPEVLETTQPDTLAPLLKRRIDRLSGGQYQLLWIWSALAAGADLVLLDEPTNNLDPANRAALIEILALERDGRGVLIVSHDHDFLERVCSRLLEVRDTGLVEAPTTRGQDR from the coding sequence ATGTCCGATCCCCAACCCCTGTTACGGCTCGATGCCCTGGTCGCAGGCTATACGCGACCTGTGATCGGACCGGTCTCGCTACAGCTCACGCGCGGCGAGGTGCTCGGACTCTGGGGACCGAACGGCACCGGCAAGTCGACGCTGCTCAAGGCCGTCGGCCGGTCGGCGCGGGTCTTTTCGGGGTCCATCGAGCGTCAGCCAGGCGCCGTGCTGGCCCATCTGGATCAGCAGCCGGTGCGGCTCCCCGCCATGCCCGTGACCGGACGCGAGCTGCTGCGGGCGGCGGGCGCCCGGCCCGAGGTACTGGAGACGACTCAGCCGGATACGCTCGCTCCACTGCTGAAACGGCGCATCGACCGGCTGAGCGGCGGTCAATACCAACTGCTCTGGATCTGGTCGGCACTCGCGGCAGGTGCGGATCTGGTCTTGCTCGACGAACCGACCAACAACCTCGACCCGGCCAATCGCGCCGCACTGATCGAGATCCTGGCGCTGGAACGCGACGGGCGCGGCGTGCTGATCGTCAGCCATGATCACGACTTTCTGGAGCGCGTCTGTTCGCGTCTGCTCGAAGTGCGTGATACGGGCCTCGTCGAGGCGCCGACGACTCGGGGACAGGACCGATGA
- a CDS encoding metal ABC transporter substrate-binding protein produces MPFRILIVLAGLFLAASALAAPLDVVATNSSMGALVRALAGKRLEPTILAGPERDLHQIQAKPSMMRALRDADLVVAIGAELEVGWLPAAIAGAANPAIQPGRDGYFEAAAQVELLDVGGPADRALGDVHPVGNPHVDLDPVRMAQIAVALAERLARLDPDGAATYRQGAVVFAQAVEQRVADWRARLAGAPGVLLYHRDAVYLLDRFGVPLLGTIEPIPGVPPSGQDLLELTTKLKGRAGVVIHAPYQSPQAPTKLARDLGWRVECLPPAPPLEADGAGYLDHIERWVDAIAAARP; encoded by the coding sequence ATGCCATTCCGAATCCTGATCGTCCTTGCGGGCCTGTTCCTGGCAGCTAGCGCACTGGCCGCACCGCTCGACGTGGTCGCGACCAATTCGAGCATGGGTGCCCTGGTACGTGCCTTGGCCGGCAAGCGTCTGGAGCCGACCATCCTCGCCGGTCCCGAGCGCGACCTGCACCAGATCCAGGCCAAGCCGAGCATGATGCGCGCGCTGCGGGACGCCGATCTGGTGGTGGCCATCGGCGCGGAGCTGGAGGTCGGTTGGCTGCCGGCGGCGATCGCCGGCGCGGCCAATCCGGCGATCCAGCCGGGCCGGGACGGCTATTTCGAGGCCGCCGCCCAGGTCGAGTTGCTCGACGTCGGCGGACCGGCCGACCGGGCGCTCGGCGACGTGCATCCGGTCGGCAATCCGCATGTCGATCTGGATCCGGTGCGCATGGCACAGATCGCCGTCGCCCTGGCCGAGCGTCTGGCGCGGCTCGATCCGGACGGCGCGGCGACCTATCGCCAGGGCGCCGTGGTTTTCGCCCAGGCGGTCGAGCAGCGTGTCGCCGACTGGCGCGCGCGGTTGGCGGGGGCGCCTGGGGTGCTGCTCTATCATCGCGATGCCGTCTATCTGCTCGATCGCTTCGGGGTGCCGCTGCTCGGCACCATCGAGCCGATTCCGGGCGTGCCGCCGAGCGGACAGGATCTGCTCGAACTGACGACCAAACTCAAGGGACGCGCGGGTGTGGTGATCCATGCGCCCTATCAGTCGCCCCAGGCACCGACGAAGCTGGCGCGTGATCTCGGCTGGCGTGTGGAGTGTCTGCCGCCGGCGCCGCCGCTGGAGGCCGATGGCGCGGGCTATCTGGATCATATCGAGCGCTGGGTCGACGCCATCGCAGCGGCACGTCCCTGA